The following are from one region of the Candidatus Poribacteria bacterium genome:
- a CDS encoding MOSC domain-containing protein has translation MKLLSINVSKPKPIQYGGKTIQTGIFKEPVSGTVMLREKNIDGDGQGDLRVHGGTYKAIYGYPIEHYAHWQQELQRDDLTYGQFGENLTIEGLLEASVHIGDVFQIGSTVKLQITQPRVPCFKLAYKMGLPEFPKQFLESRRVGFYFRVLEEGEITAGDAIARIEVAPESMSVTEIVNLRYFNRDNHEKIAQARKLPALSPSWKRDFTKILNG, from the coding sequence ATGAAACTCTTATCCATAAATGTTTCAAAACCGAAGCCTATTCAATACGGCGGTAAGACTATCCAAACCGGTATTTTCAAGGAACCGGTGTCAGGCACTGTCATGCTCAGAGAGAAGAACATTGACGGTGATGGACAAGGCGATCTACGGGTGCATGGTGGCACCTATAAAGCCATCTACGGGTATCCGATTGAGCATTATGCCCACTGGCAGCAGGAATTGCAAAGAGACGACTTGACGTACGGACAGTTCGGCGAAAATCTCACCATTGAGGGTTTACTGGAAGCATCTGTTCATATCGGTGATGTTTTTCAAATAGGTTCAACGGTAAAATTACAGATTACGCAACCGCGTGTGCCGTGTTTTAAGCTTGCATACAAAATGGGACTCCCGGAGTTCCCCAAACAGTTTTTAGAAAGTAGGCGCGTAGGTTTCTATTTCCGGGTGCTTGAAGAAGGCGAAATCACCGCTGGTGATGCGATTGCACGCATTGAGGTCGCACCGGAATCGATGAGTGTCACGGAGATCGTCAACCTCCGTTATTTTAATAGGGACAATCATGAGAAGATCGCACAAGCGAGAAAGCTGCCTGCCCTCTCACCGAGTTGGAAACGGGATTTTACGAAAATACTAAACGGATGA
- a CDS encoding glucosamine-6-phosphate deaminase translates to MNIFKATTKRETSEAAAHVASTKLREALDANGSASFIVATGASQFDFLAALTADETIDWDNTTMFHLDEYIGIPETHPASFRKYLRERLVDIVRPGTVHFLNSEADEPQVECDRLNQIISQHQIDVAFVGIGENGHLAFNDPPADFETEDPYILVELDEACRLQQVGEGWFTGLDAVPTQAISMSIRQIMKAQAIICTVPDERKAEAVRDCLHGEITPMHPASILQTHPDCTVFLDTGSASLL, encoded by the coding sequence ATGAATATTTTTAAAGCAACCACCAAACGAGAAACGAGCGAAGCGGCGGCACACGTCGCCAGCACAAAGCTGCGCGAGGCACTTGATGCAAATGGAAGTGCAAGTTTCATTGTCGCGACGGGTGCATCGCAATTTGACTTCCTTGCCGCACTCACCGCAGATGAAACGATTGACTGGGACAACACGACGATGTTCCATCTGGATGAATACATCGGCATCCCTGAGACGCATCCCGCAAGCTTTCGCAAATATCTGCGGGAACGCCTCGTGGACATCGTGCGTCCGGGAACGGTACATTTCCTGAACAGTGAAGCGGACGAACCGCAAGTCGAATGTGATCGGCTCAATCAGATTATCTCGCAACATCAGATTGATGTCGCGTTTGTAGGCATCGGCGAGAATGGACATCTTGCCTTCAACGATCCACCGGCAGATTTTGAGACAGAGGATCCTTACATCCTTGTTGAATTAGATGAGGCGTGCCGTCTACAGCAGGTGGGTGAAGGCTGGTTCACTGGACTTGACGCGGTGCCAACCCAAGCGATTTCGATGTCCATCCGCCAAATCATGAAGGCGCAAGCGATTATTTGCACTGTGCCGGATGAACGGAAAGCGGAGGCGGTTCGGGATTGCTTACACGGCGAAATAACGCCGATGCACCCAGCCTCTATCTTGCAGACACATCCGGATTGTACAGTATTTCTCGATACTGGATCGGCATCTCTGTTATAA
- a CDS encoding Gfo/Idh/MocA family oxidoreductase, which yields MKKDAVKVGIIGVGGTIGSTTVILNGEPNVQLVALADPDANRRKRVLGDIKGVRVFDDYKQMFDACDLDAVCIGLPTWMHAPVSLEAVERGMHVLCEKPPSNDAAELIPVTQLAASKGLVYMFVRQSRFTAQLTEGRRLVQAGELGDVYYAETRWIRTRWCSARGWRHDKEKGGGVLLDLGIHAIDNVWFMMGCPRPTEAMAGLYCNFSHLAPPEQTYTADDAACGFVRFENGCTLHFAVAFSLNTTNRHAPAKGSDLVKSEVQEFHLYGTKAGLESGKLLVGTPDGVKVTPMKPAPQKADDITLQAQEFIRAIREGDEPLNPGSEAVMLMQMLDASMKSSEIGSAVAIPPIS from the coding sequence ATGAAGAAAGATGCAGTTAAAGTTGGAATCATTGGTGTCGGTGGAACAATCGGTAGCACAACTGTGATTCTCAACGGAGAACCGAATGTCCAACTTGTCGCTTTGGCAGACCCAGATGCCAACCGTCGGAAAAGAGTCTTGGGCGACATTAAAGGTGTACGCGTTTTTGATGATTACAAGCAGATGTTCGACGCGTGTGATTTAGACGCTGTCTGCATTGGACTTCCGACGTGGATGCACGCTCCGGTTTCACTGGAGGCGGTGGAGCGCGGGATGCATGTGCTCTGTGAGAAACCCCCCTCAAACGATGCAGCGGAGTTAATACCCGTCACGCAACTTGCCGCAAGCAAAGGCTTGGTCTATATGTTTGTTCGGCAATCTCGGTTCACAGCACAGTTGACGGAAGGACGCAGACTGGTGCAAGCCGGGGAACTCGGTGACGTATACTATGCTGAAACTCGGTGGATACGCACACGGTGGTGCTCTGCCCGCGGATGGCGACACGATAAGGAAAAAGGCGGTGGGGTGCTGCTTGATCTCGGTATCCACGCCATTGACAACGTCTGGTTTATGATGGGGTGTCCCCGTCCTACAGAAGCAATGGCTGGGTTATATTGCAACTTCTCCCATCTCGCACCCCCTGAGCAGACCTATACCGCAGACGATGCCGCGTGCGGATTTGTACGGTTTGAGAATGGATGTACCCTGCATTTTGCTGTCGCATTTTCGCTGAATACTACAAACCGGCATGCTCCAGCAAAAGGGAGCGATTTGGTCAAAAGCGAGGTTCAGGAGTTCCATCTTTACGGCACGAAGGCAGGACTCGAAAGTGGAAAGCTGCTGGTTGGAACACCGGACGGTGTTAAGGTCACACCCATGAAACCAGCACCACAAAAGGCAGATGATATAACGCTTCAGGCACAAGAATTCATCCGAGCGATTCGGGAGGGAGATGAACCCCTCAATCCCGGTTCAGAGGCGGTGATGTTGATGCAGATGCTCGATGCATCAATGAAATCCAGCGAAATTGGCAGTGCCGTTGCGATTCCGCCAATTTCATAA
- a CDS encoding phytanoyl-CoA dioxygenase family protein, whose product MSVQHDQIGLTAQQKQQFLDDGFLFVRNVLPNEALQPLIDELAQKVDDGTQAAVKHGILDPSDTYDDEPFDKRLGMVSSACSDPDWIWSNYFRDQKIRTAGMFTLRTAPTLLDVVASLIGDEILAHPQFNYRAKLPNQDVTVIPWHQDLAYLIPEEAGETLVVNVWLPLIQATEENGCMQVIRGSHLFNLIDHNYQDPTPGHTGGRGISDVELPPGDIVTAELDGGDVLLTSERVVHRGLPNRSNTVRWSVDTRYSQIGLPTGRASVPGFVARSRVNPESIAKSHHDWNRLFTSI is encoded by the coding sequence ATGTCTGTACAACATGATCAGATCGGACTCACAGCACAACAGAAACAGCAATTTCTCGACGATGGTTTTCTGTTCGTCCGAAACGTGCTGCCAAACGAAGCACTTCAACCTTTGATTGATGAATTGGCGCAAAAGGTTGATGATGGAACGCAGGCAGCAGTCAAACACGGGATCCTTGATCCGTCGGACACTTATGATGATGAACCTTTTGACAAGAGATTGGGGATGGTATCAAGTGCCTGTTCCGATCCGGACTGGATTTGGAGCAACTATTTCCGCGACCAGAAGATTCGGACCGCCGGAATGTTCACGCTCCGAACGGCACCTACGCTCCTTGATGTCGTCGCATCTCTTATTGGTGATGAGATTTTGGCACATCCACAGTTTAATTACCGTGCCAAGCTGCCGAACCAAGATGTTACGGTCATCCCGTGGCATCAGGACTTGGCGTATCTCATCCCGGAAGAAGCCGGTGAAACATTGGTGGTGAATGTCTGGCTCCCGCTCATTCAGGCGACTGAAGAGAATGGGTGCATGCAAGTTATCCGAGGTTCACATCTTTTCAATCTGATTGACCACAACTATCAGGATCCAACACCCGGGCACACCGGCGGCAGGGGAATTAGCGATGTGGAATTACCGCCCGGTGACATCGTCACTGCTGAACTGGATGGAGGGGATGTCTTACTAACGAGTGAACGGGTTGTGCATCGTGGTCTTCCGAACCGCTCCAACACCGTCCGTTGGAGTGTTGATACGCGCTACAGTCAAATCGGTTTGCCCACAGGTCGTGCCTCCGTTCCGGGTTTTGTCGCTCGGAGTCGGGTAAACCCTGAGAGCATTGCGAAGTCTCATCACGACTGGAATCGCCTATTTACCTCAATTTAA
- a CDS encoding LamG domain-containing protein: protein MMYRIGLSFLIFAGLVLMPFSATALDLKDKELLLYIPFNEGKGKAMEDLSPHGNDAELVGDGDWVDGKFGKAMEFGQAGEVKAPYIELNEKSFTVTMWVKPALSGADQQCVFTQTQVNAQNTSLHYRIYNSGTVRMGFYANDLDAPAAVKADKWAHITFWLDVKGKSRQIYIDGKSVVEDAGKAGIEYLGTAGDTMIGSWGATGQKFNGIIDEVTVWDRALSEDDIARSMEDLTALPVDPADKLATTWASVKAWR from the coding sequence ATGATGTATCGAATAGGACTGTCCTTTCTGATTTTCGCTGGATTGGTGCTGATGCCTTTCAGTGCGACAGCGTTGGATCTAAAGGATAAAGAGCTGCTGCTCTACATTCCTTTTAACGAAGGCAAGGGAAAAGCGATGGAAGATCTTTCTCCACACGGAAACGACGCAGAACTCGTTGGTGATGGGGATTGGGTTGATGGTAAATTCGGAAAAGCCATGGAATTTGGTCAAGCGGGAGAGGTCAAAGCTCCATATATTGAACTCAACGAAAAGAGTTTTACAGTGACAATGTGGGTTAAGCCAGCACTCAGTGGTGCAGACCAGCAGTGTGTTTTCACACAAACACAGGTCAACGCGCAGAATACAAGCTTGCACTATCGTATCTACAATAGTGGCACCGTTCGCATGGGGTTTTATGCCAATGACCTTGATGCGCCAGCTGCGGTTAAAGCCGACAAATGGGCACATATCACGTTCTGGCTGGATGTAAAAGGCAAATCCCGACAGATTTACATTGACGGTAAGTCTGTGGTAGAGGACGCAGGCAAAGCTGGGATTGAGTACCTTGGAACGGCAGGCGATACGATGATCGGCTCGTGGGGCGCGACCGGACAAAAGTTCAATGGGATCATTGATGAGGTAACGGTATGGGATCGCGCTTTGTCGGAAGACGATATTGCGCGGAGCATGGAAGACCTAACTGCTTTGCCTGTAGATCCCGCGGATAAACTCGCAACCACTTGGGCAAGTGTCAAAGCGTGGCGTTAG
- a CDS encoding Gfo/Idh/MocA family oxidoreductase produces MQAPNTEPFRVGFLNVASYSHMPLWAPHINPRAGEKDTPFTGMRITHCWDIEYEEAQAIATTYGCTAVKNFDDMLGKVDGIISGGYYNHPWNHILHEPYLEAGLPNLINRPFANSLAKAQQMIELAEKHGATILAPSSHEHNDAISRAKAWATDKQIVCYTATNSFDDYPTHGIHGVYMVCKAIAEAGNSVVSVGYRADSWHSPPGVITLEHVDSEGRQFYGILHQVSGSWGTVQIHTQEAYGGENFRIHTGTGYPFDKTEVWVPTIWAFQNMALHNEMPQTFEQILHKTNVFLAGWRSVLENDGKPVKLTDVPEKWEAPAELPNHPDHNTVSLFQKKFGDGSI; encoded by the coding sequence ATGCAAGCACCTAATACTGAACCTTTCCGTGTCGGATTTCTGAACGTTGCTTCATATTCGCACATGCCGTTGTGGGCACCGCACATCAATCCGCGTGCAGGAGAGAAAGATACCCCATTCACAGGAATGCGGATCACGCACTGCTGGGATATTGAGTACGAGGAGGCGCAAGCGATTGCCACGACCTACGGTTGCACAGCCGTCAAGAACTTTGATGATATGTTGGGGAAAGTGGACGGCATAATCTCAGGTGGCTACTACAACCACCCGTGGAACCACATCCTCCATGAACCGTATCTGGAGGCTGGGCTGCCAAACCTGATTAACCGCCCGTTTGCGAACTCCCTCGCCAAAGCACAGCAAATGATTGAACTCGCGGAAAAGCACGGGGCGACCATCCTTGCGCCATCAAGCCATGAACACAACGATGCCATCTCACGTGCGAAGGCATGGGCAACCGATAAACAGATCGTCTGCTACACGGCGACCAACTCGTTTGACGACTACCCAACCCACGGTATTCACGGTGTCTACATGGTCTGCAAAGCGATCGCAGAAGCGGGGAACTCAGTTGTGTCCGTCGGGTATCGAGCGGATAGTTGGCATAGCCCACCCGGAGTCATCACTTTGGAACATGTTGACAGCGAGGGACGACAATTCTACGGCATACTCCATCAGGTGAGCGGTTCTTGGGGTACGGTGCAAATTCACACGCAGGAAGCCTACGGCGGTGAGAATTTTAGAATCCACACCGGCACCGGTTATCCGTTTGACAAAACGGAGGTCTGGGTGCCGACGATTTGGGCGTTCCAAAACATGGCACTCCACAACGAGATGCCACAGACCTTTGAACAGATTTTGCACAAAACGAACGTTTTCCTGGCAGGTTGGAGATCTGTTCTGGAAAATGATGGTAAGCCCGTGAAGTTAACGGATGTTCCGGAAAAATGGGAAGCACCCGCTGAACTTCCGAACCACCCTGACCACAATACGGTATCGCTGTTTCAGAAGAAGTTCGGGGACGGTTCAATATAG
- a CDS encoding Gfo/Idh/MocA family oxidoreductase: MESWKRKLRMGMVGGGQGAFIGGVHRIAATLDQQIEVVAGCFSRDPENTRITGEELYLDTNRCYDSYAEMAAAEAALPEDERIDFVSIVTPNISHFDIAKTFLDAGFHVVCDKPMTYSLDEAEALVQLVEDSGLVFALTHNYTGHPLVRHARDLFAEGSMGQIRKVIVEYLQDFLMVPHEKLGQKQAEWRVDPSQSGIGGTMGDVGTHCVNLLEYVTGDPITELCADKSTFLPDRVLDEDVNALLRFKGGGKGVLSISQVATGEENGLTLRVYAEQGAVKWAQENPNYLELYRYGEPRQTLTRGQGYLSDAAAAGARIPTGHPEGYLEAFATIYVGVVEAIRQHIDGDPMETEAYDFPTVYDGLRGMQFIYKAVESCENGSTWVSM, translated from the coding sequence ATGGAATCTTGGAAACGTAAATTACGAATGGGTATGGTAGGCGGCGGACAGGGTGCCTTTATTGGTGGTGTTCACCGTATTGCTGCCACGCTTGATCAGCAAATCGAAGTCGTCGCCGGATGCTTCTCACGCGATCCGGAAAACACACGAATCACCGGTGAAGAACTGTATCTCGACACAAACCGTTGTTACGATAGTTACGCGGAGATGGCGGCAGCCGAGGCTGCACTCCCCGAAGATGAACGTATTGACTTTGTGAGCATTGTCACGCCGAACATCTCCCACTTTGACATCGCGAAGACCTTTTTGGATGCAGGTTTCCACGTTGTCTGCGATAAGCCGATGACTTACAGCCTTGATGAGGCAGAGGCTCTTGTCCAACTCGTCGAAGATTCAGGGCTTGTCTTTGCGTTGACACACAACTATACGGGGCATCCACTCGTGCGGCATGCGCGTGACCTATTCGCGGAAGGTTCAATGGGACAAATCCGTAAGGTTATCGTTGAATATCTTCAGGATTTCCTGATGGTACCGCACGAGAAACTCGGTCAGAAGCAAGCGGAATGGCGTGTGGATCCGTCACAGTCAGGTATCGGCGGCACAATGGGCGATGTTGGCACGCACTGCGTTAACTTACTCGAATACGTCACCGGCGATCCGATTACTGAACTCTGTGCTGACAAAAGCACATTCCTTCCGGACAGGGTACTGGATGAGGATGTCAACGCCTTGCTCCGTTTCAAGGGAGGTGGAAAGGGCGTTCTCAGCATAAGTCAAGTCGCCACCGGAGAAGAAAACGGGCTTACGCTTCGCGTCTATGCCGAACAGGGCGCGGTGAAATGGGCACAGGAGAATCCGAACTATCTTGAACTTTATCGCTACGGTGAACCGAGGCAGACGCTTACCCGCGGTCAGGGCTATCTCTCCGATGCAGCGGCGGCAGGCGCGCGTATCCCGACTGGACACCCCGAAGGGTATTTAGAGGCATTCGCGACGATTTATGTGGGTGTTGTTGAAGCCATTCGACAGCACATTGACGGCGACCCAATGGAAACCGAGGCGTATGATTTTCCGACAGTCTATGATGGATTGAGGGGTATGCAGTTCATTTACAAAGCCGTTGAATCTTGTGAGAACGGTTCGACCTGGGTTTCAATGTGA
- a CDS encoding sugar phosphate isomerase/epimerase, producing MPRIKGPAIFLAQFMRDEAPYDTMENIGKWVASLGYKGVQIPNWDDRVIDIGKAAESKTYCDEFKGTLNEMGLEATEVAGYLAGQVLAVHPAYEVMFEAFHPPGLRGDERTAWAAGELTKCVHASVNMGLDVIPVLSGGFAWHTVYPWPQRPDGIIEEAFKELAARWRPLLDLAHENGQVFAYELHPGSDIYDGATYEMFLDYTDDHPAACLNYDPSHFLLQQLDYIDFIRLYAERIKGFHVKDAEFRPTGRVGVYGGYQSWAGRAARFRSLGDGQVDFTQVFTLLTEAGYDSWAVLEWECCVKSPEQGAAEGAPFIAKHIIETTDVAFDDFAGGETDVERNRDILGLN from the coding sequence ATGCCGAGAATCAAAGGTCCAGCTATCTTTCTCGCCCAATTCATGCGGGACGAGGCACCATACGATACTATGGAAAATATTGGGAAATGGGTTGCAAGCTTGGGGTACAAAGGTGTCCAAATCCCCAATTGGGACGACCGTGTCATTGACATCGGGAAAGCTGCCGAGTCGAAAACCTATTGCGATGAATTCAAAGGAACACTCAACGAAATGGGGCTTGAAGCCACGGAAGTAGCAGGTTACCTCGCTGGTCAGGTCCTGGCTGTGCATCCCGCTTATGAAGTCATGTTTGAGGCATTCCATCCGCCCGGTTTGCGCGGTGACGAAAGGACGGCATGGGCAGCGGGCGAATTGACCAAATGTGTCCACGCCTCGGTTAACATGGGACTGGATGTCATTCCTGTGCTTTCAGGTGGTTTTGCGTGGCACACCGTCTATCCGTGGCCCCAACGTCCCGATGGAATCATTGAAGAGGCGTTCAAAGAACTCGCTGCACGGTGGCGACCACTTCTGGATCTGGCACACGAGAACGGTCAGGTCTTCGCCTACGAACTCCACCCGGGTTCGGACATTTACGATGGTGCAACGTATGAGATGTTCCTGGATTACACGGACGACCATCCCGCTGCTTGTCTCAACTACGATCCGAGCCATTTTCTCCTTCAGCAACTCGACTATATCGACTTCATCCGACTTTACGCGGAACGCATCAAGGGATTTCATGTTAAGGATGCCGAGTTCCGTCCGACAGGTCGGGTTGGGGTCTATGGCGGTTATCAGTCATGGGCTGGTCGTGCAGCGAGATTCCGTTCGCTCGGTGATGGACAGGTGGATTTCACACAGGTGTTTACACTGTTGACCGAGGCAGGCTACGACAGTTGGGCAGTGCTGGAATGGGAATGTTGTGTTAAAAGCCCAGAGCAGGGCGCAGCAGAAGGTGCACCGTTTATCGCTAAACATATCATCGAAACAACCGATGTTGCCTTTGATGACTTCGCAGGCGGTGAAACGGATGTGGAGCGGAATCGAGACATTCTTGGATTGAATTGA
- a CDS encoding ABC transporter ATP-binding protein, with translation MEQPIYGLTVRKVTKHFHRTKRTNDKLRFHQKIQHVFKREKEVIRAVDDISLEVNIGEIYGILGANGSGKSTLIRLISTLLTPDAGSIHVFGDDVVTESLKVRQIMNRVSVEASFFKRLSSAENLIYAARLYGIPAVEAERKSKQILERLGFDPDRMNEEMEHLSRGMQQKVAIARALLTTPMLLLLDEPTTGLDPKSKRDVQAFIEEIRQERNAVIVLTTHDMAEAERLCDKIAIIDKGRFIAEGTVEELIANTPSENGDLGTLEDVFIALTGKQIEEEE, from the coding sequence GTGGAGCAACCTATCTATGGATTAACTGTTCGCAAGGTAACGAAACATTTTCACCGAACCAAGCGGACAAATGATAAACTGCGTTTTCATCAGAAGATTCAGCACGTGTTCAAGCGAGAGAAAGAGGTCATCCGGGCAGTTGATGACATCTCCTTAGAGGTTAACATCGGGGAAATCTATGGTATTCTCGGTGCAAATGGCTCAGGGAAGTCAACCTTGATTCGTCTTATTTCAACGCTACTTACCCCCGATGCTGGGAGTATTCACGTCTTTGGAGACGATGTTGTAACGGAGAGTCTAAAGGTGAGACAGATAATGAACCGTGTGTCTGTCGAAGCCTCGTTCTTTAAACGCCTCTCTTCAGCAGAAAATCTGATTTATGCCGCCCGCCTCTACGGTATTCCGGCTGTTGAAGCCGAGCGAAAATCAAAGCAGATTTTGGAAAGACTCGGTTTTGACCCAGATCGGATGAACGAAGAGATGGAGCACCTATCACGTGGGATGCAACAGAAAGTCGCAATCGCTCGCGCACTACTCACCACCCCTATGCTTCTTCTGCTTGATGAGCCGACAACAGGACTCGATCCCAAATCCAAGCGCGATGTGCAAGCCTTTATTGAGGAGATCCGCCAAGAACGGAATGCTGTCATCGTCCTAACGACACACGATATGGCGGAGGCTGAAAGATTGTGTGATAAAATCGCAATTATTGACAAGGGACGATTTATCGCTGAGGGGACCGTTGAAGAACTCATTGCTAACACGCCATCAGAGAATGGGGACCTCGGAACATTGGAGGACGTTTTTATTGCCCTCACTGGAAAACAGATCGAGGAGGAAGAGTAG
- a CDS encoding ABC transporter permease, giving the protein MLNLIRETVVSYAFIERNFNLLKRYLSWEILFFSYSIVNALTIGLIMVGRGTSKDVLYLVIGALIWGFLSIMMREVSDAITWERWEGTIEYTFMAPIYRITHLVGSCFFAILYGLLRTGLVLAIMPFFFGEHIDLGNANWLTMVVTVGISSLSFIGIGLMAAIFPLLSPEKGQAATGIIQSMLLLVSGIYYEIEVLPEWIQPISKISPATYTLRSIRAAILDNASIASQLGNLFLLLIIGVLLIPLGFWIFHLGEKYAKRVGRLKRSG; this is encoded by the coding sequence ATGCTGAATCTTATACGTGAAACCGTTGTCTCTTACGCCTTTATTGAACGCAACTTTAATCTACTGAAGCGGTATCTGAGTTGGGAAATTCTCTTTTTCAGTTACTCCATCGTCAATGCGCTGACGATTGGCTTGATTATGGTCGGGCGTGGTACCAGTAAAGATGTGCTCTACCTCGTCATTGGTGCGTTGATCTGGGGATTTCTCTCCATTATGATGCGTGAGGTCAGCGACGCTATTACGTGGGAGAGATGGGAAGGCACGATCGAATATACCTTTATGGCACCCATCTATCGTATTACCCATCTTGTTGGGTCTTGCTTCTTTGCAATCCTATATGGACTCTTACGAACCGGTTTAGTTTTGGCGATAATGCCTTTCTTTTTCGGTGAACACATTGACTTAGGAAATGCAAATTGGCTAACGATGGTGGTCACTGTTGGGATCTCAAGTCTCTCTTTCATTGGGATTGGTTTGATGGCGGCGATCTTCCCGTTACTTTCACCGGAAAAGGGACAAGCTGCAACAGGTATCATTCAATCAATGCTCCTCTTAGTCTCCGGTATCTATTATGAAATTGAGGTATTACCGGAATGGATCCAACCGATTTCCAAAATTTCGCCTGCCACCTATACGCTTAGATCCATTCGTGCAGCGATACTGGATAATGCTTCGATTGCAAGCCAACTGGGAAACCTATTTCTATTACTCATCATTGGTGTTCTACTCATTCCACTCGGATTTTGGATTTTCCATTTGGGTGAAAAATATGCCAAACGCGTCGGTAGACTAAAGAGAAGTGGATAG